DNA sequence from the Campylobacter concisus genome:
AATACACAAAAGATCACGCCGATTGCAAGAGCAATGATAGGATTTCCTAAAAATAAAAGTATCTTTGGCAAGAGAGCCGTTTTATCAAACATGCCTTGTTTTGCTAAAACATCGACAATAGAGCCGATCGCCATAAAAATGATAGGCATGATGATAGGAGCAAGGCTCAAAAATCCGCTAGGTAGCGTGCCAAATTTCTTTAAAAGCTCTTCGTAGGTAGCTGTGATGGTAGCGTCAGCATCTTTGTCGCTGATAGTCACACTTTTGCCAACACTCTTTGAAAAGAAATAAACAGCTATCAACACAGGCACTGAAACGACTGTTCCCATGATGATGACAAGGAGTAAATTTCCGCCAAGACCAAGTGTTCCTGCAGCTGCTATTGGGCCAGGAGTTGGCGGGATGAAGACGTGAGATGCGTATAGGCCGCCACTAAGTGCGACTGACATCGCGACTGGGCTTGCTGAAATTTTCTTATAAAGTGCCTCGCGAATAGAGTTTAAAACGACAAATCCACTATCGCAAAATACCGGAATGCCAACAACCCAGCCCATTATAAGCATAGCAAGCTCTGGACGCTTTTGTCCAACTAGCTTAACAACCATATCAGCTAGCTTTAAAGCAGCTCCCGTTTTTTCAAGCACGGTACCGATGATCGTTCCAAAGATAATAACGATACCGATACTCTTAAATGTGCCACTAAAGCCAACACCTATCATCGCTGGGATCTTGGATAGATCGATGCCTGCGACGATCGCAAGAACCAAAGAAATGCTCATAAGTGCCAAAAATGGATGCACTTTTAGCTTAGAGATCATAACGATCATAAGTATGATGGCTACAACAAAACAGACAATTAGTGAGATTCCGCTCATAAAAACTCCTTTGCTCTGAGATTTTGCTTAAGATTTTAGCAAAATTTGCTTGTATTTTTTCTAATATTTTTAAGTTTTTTGATTAATTAAATTTTTTTGACATATTTGAGTAAATTTATAACTGTTTGCCTAAATTTAGCCATTTTATAAGCTTAAAATTTTTAGCTTATTTTAAAATAACAAAACCAAGACCAAATTTATCAGTATGTCTATTATAATCAATCAAACTCTCGCCATATCCCGTAAAATACTGCAAATAGCCATAAACTCCTGTTGAGAAGATAGGAAACATATATGAAATTTCAGCAGCACCTTTATTTGTTTTATCAAAATGTAAGTTATTTCTTAGCATTAGGCTAAAAATGTGATCATTAAGGTTGTAGCTAAGCCTTACATCGCCGTGTCCTATGTATTTTAATATATCTTTATTATCGCCCTTATTGCCCACTACCATCCAAGCTCTTGGTGAAATGCTAAGCTTGCCAAAAACAAAATCACTTTGCGCATAAGCTCTATTCCAGCTTCTTGAATTGCTACCATCTCGTCCATTTGACTCATGCAAAAGTCCAAATTTTAGGTTTTTAACACCTATTTGCTCCAAATATTTTGGCGAAGCAAAATTTAGAAAAATTTCTGGCTGATAGTTTGTCTCACGAAACGGCGCTGAAGTTCTTGTTATCTGCCACCAAGATGTCTGCGTATAGGCTGCTACAAGGCTCTCTCTAAGTCCAAACAGGTCATAAAATAACGGCTTTGCAAGGCTTATTTGAAACTTAGTTTCAACGCTCTTTCGCTCATCGTTTGGCACATTTTTAGCATAAGTTACTGGCAAAAGGTAGTTAAATTTATAAAGCTCGATGCCTAGTGCATTTTGTAAATTTTTACCACTTTTATCTTCTCTTAAAAGATCGGCTTGCTTTAGCTTTGCCTCTCTTGGCGCTGGCTCGCTTACTTGCACATTTTGCATCACGTTTTGCTCGTTTAAAGAGCTTTTGGCTAGCTCTTTATAAATTTGCATCGCAGCCTTTATGTCACCACTTTGTTCCAGCTCTTGTGCTCTTTTAAAATCGTCCAGCCCACTTGCCATCAAAAAACTAAGGCTAAGGCTTAAAAATAATAAAATTTTACTCATCATCTATCTTCTTTTCTTGAATTTTCTTTGCCATTTCGTATTCGTCAGGGAAATTAACGTTAAAAAACTGCTCACTATCTTTAAAATTTACGACTTTGCATTTACAGCTTTTTCTCAAAAGTCCGATTTTATGCTCATTTTTTAAATAAAACTCATGAGCCAAAGTGACAAGCCTTGGGCTAAAAAAACCACAAAGCGAGTGAATGTGCTCATTATCACTGGCCACAACCATATCAAATTCATCTTTAAATTTAGCAAGCTCTTTAAGGCTAGAAAGATCAAAAAATGGCATATCAGCTGGTATCACAAAAATGCTATGATCAAAATTTTTAAGAATGGAGTAAAGTGCGAGCATTGGCGAATAGCTATCGCTATTTTCATCTTTTATAAGCTTTAGTGGCGGGCTAAATTTCTCAAATTTTGAGCTTACATAAACTTCGTCAAAAGCTTTGCTAAATTTCGCAACCTCATAATGAGTAAGCGTCTTAAAACCACCAAATGGCAAAAGTGTCTTATCTTGCCCCATACGCGAGCTTTTGCCACCTGCTAAAATCACGCAAGTTTGCATCTTTTCCCTTAAGAAAGTTATGAGGCTAAATTTAGCTAAAAGCGGCTTTGATCTACCAAAAATATGCGATAAAAACTTATTTTTGTTTATGCTACTTGTGAAATTTTAAGCCTGCTTTACCCTTTTCATTGTTAAAAATTCCTCGTAGCGATGATCTATGATAGCTTTGATCAAGGCATAGTTTTCTTGTGAGTTTTCTATATAAAAATAGGCGTTATCAAAGTATTTTTCACCAAATTTTTTCGAAACAAAATCCGTATAATCCTGCAAATACCAACCATATATTTTGGCGAATTTTGTCCGATCAGTCGTATAGTAAGCTTTTGCAAAGGCTTTACCAGCAGTATTTAGCTCCGCACTTCCAAGTACGCCGTCCATAGCGTCAAAAAGATACTGACGATAGTTAAAATTTTCGTCCATCTGTGCTATATCGTCCGCAAAATCTGCCGCAAATTCCTTCGAATAAAATTTGTGTTCCATGCACCAGCGAAAGAAAAATGCAATGTGTGTCGCACCGTTTTCATGCGGTATATCAGTCGGCGCATCTTTCGCACCCCAATGCCATTTTGCTTTGTCATATACTATATCTGGCATTTTTATCCTTTTAAAATGCTCAATTTTACTAAAACCATCTTAATCGCAGTAAAAATCTGGCTATTTTGTACATTTACTTGCTACGATTAAAAAAGATATAATGGCGCTTTTATTTTAAGGAGAAGCAATGAGCGAAAAAAATCTACAAATTTTAGGCTGGATCGGCACTTGCCTATCAATTGTTATGTACTTTTCATACATCCCACAAATAATGGGCAACCTTGACGGCAACAAGACGCCTTTTATACAGCCACTGGCAGCCGCACTAAACTGCACAATCTGGACAAGTTACGGTCTATTAAAAACTAAAAAAGACTATCCACTTTCTGCTGCAAACTTCCCAGGCATAATCTTTGGTCTTTTGGCTACGATAACAGCGTTTTAATGCGCTAAAAACCGGCAAATTTGTAAAAATAGCTGGATTTGCTGGTTAAATTTATTTTATACAAACTCTTCAAATTTCTTTGATATTTCACAAAGAATTAACTCAATTTTGTCAATTAGAAGAATAAAAGCTTTTTTTAGAAGAGATACTTTTAAATTTTATTTGATTATGTAAAAACAAGCCTAGAGCGGTAAGATTCCAAGATAGATTTGGATGTTGTGACGAAATTTTCACACAAGATAAAACATCTAGTTTATCGAAGTTTGAAAATTTCTAACTCATTCAAAGATACTTAAAAGCTAACGCCTATAAGTCCCTTGGATCGGCGATTTTACCTGCTATGGCTGAGGCTGCTACAACTGCTGAGTTGGCTAGATAAATTTCACTCGTTCTATCGCCCATACGGCCTACGAAATTTCTATTTGTTGTTGAGATACAGCGTTCATTTGCACCTAAAATTCCCATATATCCGCCAAGACAAGCGCCACAAGTTGGATTGCTCACGACCGCTCCTGCTTCGATGAAAATGTCGATTAAGCCCTCTTTTTCGGCAGCTCTTGCGATCTTTTGCGTCGCTGGAGTGATGATGAGCCTTGTTTTGCGGGCTACTTTTTTGCCTTTTAAAATTTGTGCTGCGATTCGAAGGTCGCCTAGGCGGCCATTCGTACATGAACCGATAAATGCTTGATCAATGGCTAAATCGTCACGAACCGCTTGTCTTACGCTCTTGCCGTTGCTTGGTAAAAATGGATATGCGATGACTGGATCAAGATTGGTCACATCGATCTCTAAAATTTTGTCGTATTTTGCGCTCTCGTCTGAGTAGAAAAATTTTGGTTTATCGCGTAAATTTTTATCTTTCAAAAACTCTTTTGTGATCTCATCAACCGCAATGATACCGCTCTTTGCACCAGCCTCGATCGCCATGTTGCACATTGAAAATCTATCATCCATACTAAGGCCCTCTATCACCTCGCCACTAAACTCAAGCGCCTTGTAAAGTGCGCCATCAACGCCTATTTGACGGATGATCTCAAGGATGAGATCCTTGCCATAAACGTGCTTATCAAGCTTGCCTTTAAAGATGACCTTGATGCTCTCAGGCACTTTAAACCAGTTTTTGCCAGTGATCATCGCATAAGCTAGGTCGGTACTGCCCATACCAGTGCTAAACGCTCCAAGAGCGCCGTGCGTACAGGTGTGACTATCTGCGCCTATGATGACGTCGCCTGGGATGACTAGCCCCTTTTCAGGCAAAAGCGCATGCTCGATACCCATATCTTTTTCATCAAAATAGTTTTTAAGGTCGTGTTTGTAGGCAAATTCGCGTGAAATTTTGGCTTGATTTGCGCTTAGGATATCTTTTGTAGGGATGTAGTGATCCATCACGATGGCAAAGCCATCTGGGTTAGCTAGCTTTTTAGCGCCGCTTCGCTCAAACTGCTTGATCGAGATAGGCGTCGTGATGTCGTTACCTATGATCATATCGATCTTGCTTTCGATGATCTCTCCTGCGCCCACCTCTTTGCCAACGTGATCTGAAAATATTTTCTCGGTGATAGTTTGTTTCATAAATTTCCTTTAAATTTTTGAGGCGATTTTAACGAAAATTGCTAAATTTAAAGAAAATTTACTAAGCCAAAAGGCCTAGTAAATTTAGAATTTAACGCTAGCTGTTAGCATAAACTGACGAGCATAACCTGGGGTGATAGGCAGCACTGAAGAGTCGGTTCCAGATGATGCTGTTACGTAGTAAAGTTTATCGGTTAGGTTTTTCACATTAAATGCAAAAACTGTCTCATAGCCTGAAATTTTAGTTGTATAGCTAACAAAAGCATCGTAAGTAATAGCATGTGGTAATTTATAAAAGCTTCCATAAGCTGCTGAGCTTTTTTGTTGATTATAAGTATACCAAGAGCCAAAATACCTGGCGCCACCACCTATTCTTAGACCTTTTACGCCAAGATGGGTAAAATCGTAATTAGCAAATAAACTCGCTTGATGCTTTGGAGTAGCCTCAAGTGGCCTACCCACCTTCCAAGCCATATTTCTATCTTCTTTTAGTTTAGTTTTGGTGTAGGTATAGCTTGAACTTATGCTAAGTCCATCTGTAATACGTCCATTAAAATCAAACTCTACTCCTCTAGAATTTGCTTTACCACTCGTATATGATATATTATTTACATTATTTATAATATTTTTCTTATCGATATTAAATACAGCTGCCATTGCGGTTATGCTATTGTTTTGAAATTTTGTTCCAAATTCGATAGATTTTCCCTCTTCTGGCTCTAATGAGACAGCACCTTTGCTGCCGATAGAAGTTTGTGGCTTAAAGCTTTGAGAATGGCT
Encoded proteins:
- a CDS encoding GntP family permease; protein product: MSGISLIVCFVVAIILMIVMISKLKVHPFLALMSISLVLAIVAGIDLSKIPAMIGVGFSGTFKSIGIVIIFGTIIGTVLEKTGAALKLADMVVKLVGQKRPELAMLIMGWVVGIPVFCDSGFVVLNSIREALYKKISASPVAMSVALSGGLYASHVFIPPTPGPIAAAGTLGLGGNLLLVIIMGTVVSVPVLIAVYFFSKSVGKSVTISDKDADATITATYEELLKKFGTLPSGFLSLAPIIMPIIFMAIGSIVDVLAKQGMFDKTALLPKILLFLGNPIIALAIGVIFCVFLLVEARKIREFDHITNESLKIAGPILFITAAGGVLGNVITEAGFVNFIKENATAIKAIGIFFPFIISAVLKTAQGSSTVAIITTASIMGAFSADNSLMHTLGFTTELSAALCVMAIASGAMCVSHANDSYFWVVTNFSKMSAEQGYRTQTAMTFIMGIVGIISVYILSLVLL
- the leuC gene encoding 3-isopropylmalate dehydratase large subunit, with protein sequence MKQTITEKIFSDHVGKEVGAGEIIESKIDMIIGNDITTPISIKQFERSGAKKLANPDGFAIVMDHYIPTKDILSANQAKISREFAYKHDLKNYFDEKDMGIEHALLPEKGLVIPGDVIIGADSHTCTHGALGAFSTGMGSTDLAYAMITGKNWFKVPESIKVIFKGKLDKHVYGKDLILEIIRQIGVDGALYKALEFSGEVIEGLSMDDRFSMCNMAIEAGAKSGIIAVDEITKEFLKDKNLRDKPKFFYSDESAKYDKILEIDVTNLDPVIAYPFLPSNGKSVRQAVRDDLAIDQAFIGSCTNGRLGDLRIAAQILKGKKVARKTRLIITPATQKIARAAEKEGLIDIFIEAGAVVSNPTCGACLGGYMGILGANERCISTTNRNFVGRMGDRTSEIYLANSAVVAASAIAGKIADPRDL
- a CDS encoding SemiSWEET family transporter translates to MSEKNLQILGWIGTCLSIVMYFSYIPQIMGNLDGNKTPFIQPLAAALNCTIWTSYGLLKTKKDYPLSAANFPGIIFGLLATITAF
- a CDS encoding phospholipase A, whose protein sequence is MMSKILLFLSLSLSFLMASGLDDFKRAQELEQSGDIKAAMQIYKELAKSSLNEQNVMQNVQVSEPAPREAKLKQADLLREDKSGKNLQNALGIELYKFNYLLPVTYAKNVPNDERKSVETKFQISLAKPLFYDLFGLRESLVAAYTQTSWWQITRTSAPFRETNYQPEIFLNFASPKYLEQIGVKNLKFGLLHESNGRDGSNSRSWNRAYAQSDFVFGKLSISPRAWMVVGNKGDNKDILKYIGHGDVRLSYNLNDHIFSLMLRNNLHFDKTNKGAAEISYMFPIFSTGVYGYLQYFTGYGESLIDYNRHTDKFGLGFVILK
- a CDS encoding molybdenum cofactor guanylyltransferase, translating into MQTCVILAGGKSSRMGQDKTLLPFGGFKTLTHYEVAKFSKAFDEVYVSSKFEKFSPPLKLIKDENSDSYSPMLALYSILKNFDHSIFVIPADMPFFDLSSLKELAKFKDEFDMVVASDNEHIHSLCGFFSPRLVTLAHEFYLKNEHKIGLLRKSCKCKVVNFKDSEQFFNVNFPDEYEMAKKIQEKKIDDE